Below is a window of Saccharomonospora viridis DSM 43017 DNA.
TCGTAGAACATGAAGAAGTCGTCGTCGAACCCGCCCAGTTCCGCGAACACACTCGCCCGCACGAACATGGCCGATCCGGTGGCGAACAGCACGTCCTTGGCGGTGTCGTGCTCGGCCTGCGGCAGGTCGGCGATCGGGGTGTCGGCGTGGCGTTTGTAGCCCATGCCGAACCACGTCAGTCCGCCGTCGACGAAATCGGCCTTCTCACCGTCGAGATCGAGCACCTTGCTGGCGACGGCGGCGACGGTCGGGTCCGCGCGCAGGGCCGTGACGGCGGCGTCGATCCAGCGTGGATGGGGGCGGGCGTCGTTGTTGAGGAACGCCAACACCGTGCCCTGCGCGTGCCGGGCACCCAGATTGCAGCCGCCCGCGAAGCCGAGATTGCGTTCGGCCGCGATCAACGTCGCCGACGGCACGGCGGCTCGGATGCGGTCGGCATCGTCGCCGGGAGAGGCGTTGTCGACGCAGATGATCTCCAGGCGTGGATAGTCGAGTTCGCTGAGCGCGCGTAGGCACGCGATGGTGTCGTCGGCACCGCGGTAGTTGACGACGACGACAGAGACCGACGGCTGTGCGGTTTCCCCCTGGGCCAACACCGAGCTCCTTCCCGCCGAGCCAAGACTACTGCCCGGCCCACCGATGCCAGACTTCGGCTCGACCTGTCACGCTGCGCCGCCCCACGGCCGCGCGGGCCCGCAGTGTCGCGGGCAACCGGACGGCGATGTCGGCCAACACCCGGCAGCGCAGCGCCACTCGGAAGTTCGCGGCCGTCGGCACCGCCGCACCGTGGCGGGACCAGCCCCTTCTGCGCAGCGGCAACACCGCCGTGAGGGCCGCGAACCGGGCCAGTTCGCGGGCGGCCACAGTGATCGGCGCACACCGCAGCAGGGTCAGCAGCCGGTTCCGCTCGTTCCACCGGTGGAAGCGAGTCGAACCGGGGCGGGTGCTCGCGCCGTGCCGGTGCACGACGACGGCGTCGCGGGCCACGGCGATGTCGTAACCGGCCAGCCGAAGTCGCCAGGCCGTGTCGGTGTCCTCGTAGTAGCAGAAGTACTCGGCGGGTACACCGCCCACTTCACGCAACGTGTCCGTGCGCAGCAGCACCGCGCCGCCGCAGAAACCGAACGGGGGCCGGGGTTCGGTGAGGTCGGCGCCGTGGCCGTCGGCCGTCAGGCACACGCCGTACGACTGGGGTGTGCCGTCGGGGCGCAGCAGGAGCGAGGCGACGGCCGCGAGTCGTCCGTCGGCCCGCAGTGTGTCCTCGAGGGCGGAAAGCCAGCCGGGTTCGGGTACGGCGTCGTCGTTGAGCCAGGCCAAAAACGGTGTGTCCACGTATGGCAGGGCGGCGGCGACACCGCCGGCGTAGCCGGTGTTGCGGGGCAACCGGAGAACCCGCGGCCGACTCGGGTGCCGCGCGAGCACGACCGAGGTTCCGTCGTCGGAGGCGTTGTCGATCACGATCGTCCGGTGTGGACGGTCCTGTGCGGTAAGGCCGTCGAGACAGTCGGCGATGTGGTCCGCGCCGCGCCAGGTGACCACGACGACGGTGGTGGCGACGGGGTGAGACGTCGTGACGGGAACGTCGGTCGGCACCGGAGCAGGATAGCCGGGGTGGGGGCGGCAGAATGGCCGCGTGCCGGAACTGGTGGTCGTCGCCGAGCAGTTACTCGCCGCCGTCCCGGGCGGCACGGGCCGCTACACCGCCCAGCTGTTGCGGGCGCTGGCCGCCACCGCGCCGCCCGGCTGGACGGTGTCGAGCGTCGTCGCCCGACGTCCTGACGTGGAGGCGGCGCGCGTAGAAGGGGTCGCGGGGCCGCGGGTGCTGCCGTTACCGCCCCGGGCACTGGTGGCGTCCTGGGAAGCGGGGATACCGCTGTGGCCGGGCGGCGACGCCGTGCACGCGCCCACCCCACTGGCCCCGCCGAGGAGCCCCCGCGGCCGCACGCTGTCGGTGACGGTGCACGACACCGTGCCGTGGACCCATCCTGAGACCCTCACCCCGCGCGGCGTGAGTTGGCATCGGCGGATGGTCGAGCGGGCGGCACGGCGGGCGGACACGGTGGTGGTGCCCACCGAGGCCGTGGCCCGCGATCTCACCGCGCGAGTCCCGATGTGCGCCCGCGTCCGCGTGGCACCCCACGGGGTCACCGACCTCGGCCCACCCACACCCGTGCCGGGGTTGCCTCGACGCTACGTGCTGGTGGTGGGGACGGTGGAACCCCGCAAGGGGATCGACGTGCTCGTCGAAGCCGTCGCCGAACTGACCCGGTCCGGAGAGGCCGCCACCGACGTACCACTGCTGGTGGTGGGACAGCCGGGTTGGGGAGGACTGGACCCGCTTCGACTGGCGGCCCGACACGGACTGGTCGACGGGCGCGTGCGCGTGCTCGGCCGACTCACCGACGGCGAACTGGCGACCGTGCTGCGCAACGCGACCGTGGTGGCCGTGCCGAGCCTGGCGGAGGGCTTCGGGTTACCGGTCCTGGAGGCCATGGCCGCGGGCGTCCCCGTGGTCCACTCCGACGATCCGGCGTTGGTGGAGGTGTCGGCGAAAGCCGCGGAGGTGGTGCCGCGTGGGGACGCGCGGGCGCTCGCGACAGGGCTGCGGAAAGTGCTGACCGATCCCGATCTGGCCGCCGGCCGTGTCGCCGCGGGGAAAGCCCGGGCCCGTGACTTCTCGTGGCACCGGGCCGCCACGGTCGTCTGGGACTGCCACACGGGTAAAGACGGCGGTTTGTCGGATCCCGGCCAACAGCACGGCGGGGAGTCGTAGGCTGCACGAGTGCCCGAACCGCGTGTGTTGATCGACGCTACGGCCGTACCGGCCGATCGTGGAGGGGTGGGTCGGTACGTCGATTCCCTCATCGCCGCGCTCGACGAGGGCGGCGCCCGCCTCACCGTGGTCTGCCAGGCCCGTGACGCACAGCTGTACTCCGAGCTGGCGCCGCACGCGCGGGTGGTGCATACCGCCCAGTCCGCGGCCACCCGGACCGCGCGGCTGACGTGGGAACAGACCACCCTGCCCGGCCTGGCGCGCAGGCTCGCCGTCGACGTCGTGCACTCCCCGCATTACACGATGCCCCTGGCGGGCCGCACGGCCTCGGTGGTGACCCTGCACGACGCGACGTTCTTCACCGACGCGGGACTGCACTCCTCGGTGAAAGCGCGGTTCTTCCGAGCGTGGACGGTGACGGCGTTGCGTCGTGCGACACTGTGCGTGGTCCCCAGCTTCGCCACCGCCGAGGAGTTACGTCGGGTCACCCGGGTACGCGACGCGGAGCTGCGGGTGATCCAGCATGGGGTCGACGTCAACCGGTTCCACCCGCCGACGGCGGAGGAGATACAGGCGGCCCGCGACGTGGTGGGACTGGGCGCCATGCCGTATCTGGCGTTCCTCGGTGCGCTCGAACCGCGCAAGAACGTACCGGCGTTGATCAGGGGTTTCTCGCTGGCGGTGGCCGACCGGCCCGATCCCCCCGCGCTGGTGCTGGCCGGGCAACCGGGATGGGACTCCCAAGTGGAGAGTGCCCTCGCCGCGGCCCCGTTGAGACTCCGGGTGATCCGAGCGGGATACCTGCCGTACGACACGCTCGCCGGGTTCCTCGGTGGGGCGGAACTCGTGGCGTATCCGAGTCTCGGGGAGGGATTCGGGCTGCCCGTGCTGGAGGCGATGGCCTCCGGTGCCTGCGTGCTGACCACACGCCGTCTCGCGCTGCCCGAAGTGGGTGGCGACGCCGTGGCGTACTGCGGAGTCGGAGCGGGGGACATCGCCGCCGCCCTGCGGGAGCTGCTCGACAACCCGGGCCGTCGGGCTGAACTGATGCAGGCCGCGCTGCGCCGGGCCAAGGAGTTCTCCTGGGCCACCAGCGCCGCTTTGCACCGGGAGGCCTACGACCGGGCCTGGCACAAGCATCGCCGAGCCAAGGCGTGACCACCGGTCCGCGCTGCCCGCCCTGCCGGAGTCTCACGTGGTGTCACGGGTGCACAATGGCACCGTGACGGAGCCGAAGAATTACGGTGACGCGCTCGCCGTAGTGACAGTGACGTATTCGCCGGGGGAGACTCTGACCCGCTTCCTCGACACGCTGGAGAAAGCCACCGAGCGCGACGTCCAGGTGGTACTCGCCGACAACGGTTCCGTCGACGGTGCGCCGGAACGGGCCGCGGCCGAACGCGACAACGTCCGATTCGTCCCCACGGGCGGCAACCTCGGCTACGGCGGCGGCGCCAACGCCGGTGTCGCCTCACTCGGCGACGACGTCGGATGGATCGTCATCGCCAATCCCGACCTGGAGTGGGACCCCGGTTCGATCGACGCCCTGTTGGAAGTCGCGCAGCGTTGGCCTCGGGGCGGGGCGTTCGGCCCGTTGATCCGGGAACCCGACGGGACGGTGTACCCGTCGGCGCGGCTGCTGCCGTCGCTCGGACGTGGCATCGGGCACGCGGTGTTCGGCAAGATCTGGCCCCGTAACCCGTGGACCCGCTCCTACCGGCAGGAAACGGCCGCCCCCACCGAACGCACCGCGGGTTGGCTGTCCGGATCGTGCCTGCTGCTGCGCCGGGAGGCGTTCGACGCCGTCGGAGGCTTCGACACCCGATACTTCATGTACTTCGAGGACGTCGACCTCGGCGACCGGTTGAGCCGGGCGGGTTGGCTCAACGTCTACGCGCCGTCGGCCAGCGTCATGCACATCGGCGGACAGTCGACGTCACAGGCGTCGGCGCGGATGCTCGCCGCGCACCACGACAGCGCCTACCGTTACCTCGCCGATCGATACACCGGGCTGAGGTGGAAGCCGGTGTTGGCGGCCATCCGGATCGGACTGGCGATCAGGCTGAAGCTCGAGACCCGAAAGGCGTGACCGCTACGCGCGTGGCCGTGCCGGACGGCACTCAACGTCGGCCGGACGTCCCGGATCGGATCCCCGGGGTGTCCTGACTGTCACAGCCCTTACCGTCACAGCCCTTCGAGACGACGGGCGACGTACGACTGCGGCTGCTGCTGTTTCGTGACGGTGGGCACCAGCCCGCCCTCCTCGGTGCCGGGCTCCTCCTGCTCGGCACCGGCGGACGCCGCGTTGGGCCCGTCCGCACCCTCCGGTTGGATCCGCAAAGGCTGCGTGACCGTCGCCTGATCGGTGGCCTCCCGCAGCGACGTGGTCTGATCCGCCTCCGCGAGGTGGGACTCACGCCGCTCGGTGTCGTTGGCCCGGATCATCGAGGCCGGCAGTTTCGTCGTCGTGTCAGGGTCGGGCTCGGCGTCGATGCGCTGCACCACTGCCCGCGGAATCTTGAGCGTGCTCGCGGAATCCATCGGCGACGTCATGTTGTCCGGAGTGACAACGCCTTTACGCGCCCCTGCTCGTGCGAGCACGGCGTCCGCGCGGTCGCGGGGATCCATGTCCTCGTACCCCCATACCCTCACCGATGGCCCTCTCTGCACGGGGCCGCCGCCTTTGGTGTCTAGGGTAGGCCCTCTGGCACCCGACCGTCGAAGGTTGGGTGCGATTTGTGTTGGCGTCGATGAAGTGATGAGGGAGGGGTCCGCGCGAAATGGCGTCCGTGTCGGGTGTCGATGCCGTGATCCTGGTCGGGGGTAAGGGCACGCGGTTACGTCCGCTGACGCTGTCGGCACCCAAGCCGATGTTGCCCACCGCGGGTGTTCCGTTCCTGTCCCACGTGCTCTCCCGCATCCGTGCGGTGGGGATCACGCACGTGGTGCTCGGTACGTCGTACCGGGCCGAGGTCTTCGAGGAACACTTCGGTGACGGCTCCGAGCTCGGGCTCGACATCGAGTACGTGGCGGAATCGGAACCGCTGGACACGGGCGGGGCGATCCGCAACGTCGCCGATCGGCTGCGCAACGACGACGTGGTGGTGTTCAACGGCGACATCCTCTCCGGCGCGGACCTCGGTGCACTGGTGACCACGCATCGCGAAGTGGCGGCCGACGTGACCCTGCACCTCCAGCGGGTCGACGACCCGTCCCGGTTCGGCTCGGTCCCCACCGACGCCGACGGTCGGGTCACGGCGTTTCTGGAGAAGACCCCCAATCCCCCCACCGACCAGATCAACGCGGGCTGCTACGTGTTCCGGCGTTCGGTGATCGAGGAGATCCCGGCGGGCCGGCCGGTGTCCGTGGAACGTGAAACGTTCCCCGGCCTGTTGGAGAGCGGTCGGCACGTGCACGGCTTCGTCGACGATTCGTACTGGCTCGACGTCGGGACCCCGGAGGCGTTCGTGCGCGGTTCGGCCGACCTGGTCACCGGTGTGGCCCCCACGGAAGCCCTGCCGGGACCCACGGGCGAGCGGCTCGTGCTCGACGGTGCCTCGGTGGCCGACGACGCCGTGGTCACCGACGGGTCGACGATCGGCGCGGGCGCGTACGTGGCCTCGAGCGCGCAGGTGCGCGGTTCGGTGCTGTTCGACGGCGCGTCGGTGGCCGAAGGGGCCGTGGTGGAGCGGTCGGTTCTCGGGAAGGGGGCGCGGGTCGGCAAGGGTGCCGTGTTGCGTGGGGTCGTCGTCGGGGACGGGGCGTCGGTGGGGGCCGACTGCGAACTGCTCGACGGCGCGCGGGTGTGGCCGGACGTCGAACTGCCCGAGTCGGCGATCCGGTTCTCCAGCGATGCCTGAACTGTCCCGCTGTTGGCGGCCGGCCTATCCGCTCGACGCGGTGACCGTGCTGTCGCCGCTGCGCCGCGGCCGGGGCGATCCGTGTCTGCGGCACGACGACGGCGGACGGACCTGGGTGACCGGTAACACCAGCGAGGGACCGGGCACGCTCGTCTTCCGCGTCTGCGGTGACGGCACCGTGGAGGCACGGGCGTGGGGCGACGGTGCGCAGGTGCTGTTGGACGGACTGCCAGACCTCCTGGGCGCGGCCGACGATGACAGCGGCTTCGTCGCCCATCACGACGTCGTGGCGCGGGCACGCAGACGGTTGCCCTCGCTTCGACTCACGTCAACCGGCCGGGTGTGGGACGCGCTGGTGCCCGCCGTGCTGGAACAGAAGGTCACCAGGTACGAGGCCCACCGATCGTGGCGGGAGCTGTGTCGTTGGTTCGGCGCACCGGCTCCCGGCCCGGTGCCCGAAGGACTGCGGATCCCTCCGACCCCCGCGGCGATTCTGTCTATCTCGGATTGGCAGTGGCACAGGGCCGGGGTCGATCTGCGACGACGCTCCACCCTGGTGGTGGCCGCCCGGGTCGCGCACCGGCTGGAGGAGGCCGTGGCCCTGCGCGGCGAACGCGGACGTGCGCTGCTGCGAGCGGTGCCCGGCGTGGGCGTGTGGACGGCGGCCGAGGTCGCGCAACGGGCCTGGGGCGACGCCGACGCGGTGAGCTTCAGCGACTTCCACGTACCCTCGATCGTCGGATACGCGCTGGTGGGGCGGGCACTGGACGACGAGGGCCTGGCCGAAGTGCTGGCGCCGTACGCGCCGCAACGGCAACGGGTCGTACGGTACCTCCAGGCGATGGGGTATTCGCGCCCTCGATTCGCTCCCCGATACCCGGTACGCGACTACCGCGCGATCTGATCGCCAGAGTGAGTGGGCACCGCGATGTGGGGATGGTGGTGAGATGCGCCTGCTGCCGTGCGCCGATGCGGGACTGCTCGTGGAACTCGACGACCTCGACCAGGTCCTGGGACTGCATGCGGCCCTGCAGGCCGATCCTCCCCCGGGAGTCGTCGATCTGGTGCCCGCGGCTCGCACCCTGTTGCTGCGGTTCGACCCAGACACGGCCGACGCCGACGAGATCGAACGCGCCGTGCGTCGGGCGCGTCCCACACGTGTGGCCGAGCGGGAGGCCGAACTCGTGGAGATACCGGTCACCTACGACGGCGAGGACCTCGCCGAAGTCGCCTCGATGGCCGGGCTGACGCCTCGGCAGGTCGTCGCCGCCCACACCGGCACCGAGTGGACCGTGGCGTTCGGCGGATTCGCCCCCGGGTTCGGGTACCTGACCGGCGCGATGTGGCCTTTCGACATCCCTCGCCGGACGGAGTCCCGAACCACCGTGCCCGCGGGGGCCGTCGCGCTGGCGGGAGCGTTCAGCGGTGTCTACCCCAGGTCCTCGCCGGGGGGCTGGCAACTCATCGGACGCACCGAGCTGATCATGTGGGACACCGATCGTGACCCACCCGCGTTGCTGCGGCCCGGGGTGCGCGTGCGGTTCGTGGAGGTCCGCTGATGGTCTCGGCGATACCGGCTGAACTGGAAGTGATGGAGCCGGGATTGTTGGCCACCGTGCAGGACCTCGGCCGTCCGGGGCTTGCGGGCATCGGGGTCGGCGCCTCCGGCGCGGCCGACCGGACGTCCTTCCGGCTGGCGAACCGGCTCGTCGGCAATCCCGAGGACGCGGCGGCCGTGGAGGTGACCTTCGGCGGGTTCGCGGCCCGAGCACGTCGCGACCTCGTCGTCGCCGTCACGGGCGCACCGTGCCCGGTCACCGTGGGCGACAGGCAAGGCGCGGTCAACAGCGTGTTGTTCGTCCGGGCGGGGGAATGTCTACGCCTGGGAAGGCCGGAGCGCGGCCTGCGCAGCTATGTGGCCGTCCGTGGTGGGCTCGCCGTGGAACGGGTGCTCGGTTCGGCTTCCACCGACGTGCTCTCCGGGGTCGGACCACCGCCTTTGCGAACCGGCCACGTGCTGCCGGTCGGAATCCCGCGCCTGCCGCTGCCGGACATCGGCTTCGCACCCGTGCCACCGCTGCCCGAGGACGAACTGGTGCTGCGGGTGGTGCCAGGGCCGCGGACCGACTGGTTCGCCGACGACGCACTGACCACGTTGTTCGGTGAGTCGTATGAGGTGAGTTCCCGCAGCAACCGTATCGGCATCCGGCTCGAGGGTCCCGCGCTCCGCAGGACCCGTGCCGACGAACTGCCGAGCGAGGGTATGGTTCCGGGCGCGCTGCAAGTGCCCCCCTCGGGCAGGCCGACGTTGTTCCTCGCGGACCATCCCGTCACCGGCGGCTACCCGGTGATCGCCGTGGTCGTGGCGAGCGATGTGGACAAGGCCGCACAGGCACGGCCCGGGATGCGCATACGCTTCACGCCGCGCTGAACCGAAGCCACCGTGTCCGCAGTTCCTGTAGCCGTGTCCGCAAGTTGTGGCGTCGTGTCCGCGACTCTCGTAGTCGTGCCGTAAGCCTTGTTGGTTCTCGCCGCTTGCTCCGACTCATGCCCTCGCGTGCGTACTCCTCGTCGTCGTGTCCGCGCCTTGCAACGCGGACACGACTGCACAGCCTGCGGACACGACTGCACAGCCTGCGGACACGACTGCACAGCCTGCGGACACGACTGCACAGCCTGCGGACACGACTGCACAGCCTGCGGACACGACTGCACAGCCTGCGGACACGACTGCACAGCCTGCGGACACGACTGGCTTGGTCAGGGTTTGGCTTCGAGGGCCGCGGCGATGAGTTCGGTGAGGTCCTCGGAGTCGGGTGGCAGTTCTCGCACCGGCCACCACCGCAGCTCCTCGGACTCGTCGCTGACCACCGGCCGCGCACCCTCCGGGGCCATGGCCACGAACCGCACGTCGAAGTGTCGGGTGGGAACACCCAGCGAGCACGTCACCGGATGCACGTCGAGGTGCAGTGGTTCGGGGACGAGTCTGAGCCCGCTGATGCCCGACTCCTCCGTGGCCTCCCGCAGCGCCGCCTCCGCCAGTGAGGAGTCCTCCGGTTCGCAGTGTCCGCCGAGCTGGAGCCAGCGGCCCACCCGCGGGTGCAGGGTCAGCAGTACGTGCTCGCCCGAGGCGTCCAACACCACGGTGGAGGCGGTGAGATGTCCCGCCGCGCACGACCGTTCGCACGCGTCCTCACGCGCGGCGAGGAAGCCGAGATAGCTCTGCCGCAGCGCTTCCTGCGCGGCGCTTTCG
It encodes the following:
- a CDS encoding glycosyltransferase family 2 protein; the protein is MPTDVPVTTSHPVATTVVVVTWRGADHIADCLDGLTAQDRPHRTIVIDNASDDGTSVVLARHPSRPRVLRLPRNTGYAGGVAAALPYVDTPFLAWLNDDAVPEPGWLSALEDTLRADGRLAAVASLLLRPDGTPQSYGVCLTADGHGADLTEPRPPFGFCGGAVLLRTDTLREVGGVPAEYFCYYEDTDTAWRLRLAGYDIAVARDAVVVHRHGASTRPGSTRFHRWNERNRLLTLLRCAPITVAARELARFAALTAVLPLRRRGWSRHGAAVPTAANFRVALRCRVLADIAVRLPATLRARAAVGRRSVTGRAEVWHRWAGQ
- a CDS encoding glycosyltransferase family 4 protein, whose protein sequence is MPELVVVAEQLLAAVPGGTGRYTAQLLRALAATAPPGWTVSSVVARRPDVEAARVEGVAGPRVLPLPPRALVASWEAGIPLWPGGDAVHAPTPLAPPRSPRGRTLSVTVHDTVPWTHPETLTPRGVSWHRRMVERAARRADTVVVPTEAVARDLTARVPMCARVRVAPHGVTDLGPPTPVPGLPRRYVLVVGTVEPRKGIDVLVEAVAELTRSGEAATDVPLLVVGQPGWGGLDPLRLAARHGLVDGRVRVLGRLTDGELATVLRNATVVAVPSLAEGFGLPVLEAMAAGVPVVHSDDPALVEVSAKAAEVVPRGDARALATGLRKVLTDPDLAAGRVAAGKARARDFSWHRAATVVWDCHTGKDGGLSDPGQQHGGES
- a CDS encoding glycosyltransferase family 4 protein, with amino-acid sequence MPEPRVLIDATAVPADRGGVGRYVDSLIAALDEGGARLTVVCQARDAQLYSELAPHARVVHTAQSAATRTARLTWEQTTLPGLARRLAVDVVHSPHYTMPLAGRTASVVTLHDATFFTDAGLHSSVKARFFRAWTVTALRRATLCVVPSFATAEELRRVTRVRDAELRVIQHGVDVNRFHPPTAEEIQAARDVVGLGAMPYLAFLGALEPRKNVPALIRGFSLAVADRPDPPALVLAGQPGWDSQVESALAAAPLRLRVIRAGYLPYDTLAGFLGGAELVAYPSLGEGFGLPVLEAMASGACVLTTRRLALPEVGGDAVAYCGVGAGDIAAALRELLDNPGRRAELMQAALRRAKEFSWATSAALHREAYDRAWHKHRRAKA
- a CDS encoding glycosyltransferase family 2 protein, whose product is MTEPKNYGDALAVVTVTYSPGETLTRFLDTLEKATERDVQVVLADNGSVDGAPERAAAERDNVRFVPTGGNLGYGGGANAGVASLGDDVGWIVIANPDLEWDPGSIDALLEVAQRWPRGGAFGPLIREPDGTVYPSARLLPSLGRGIGHAVFGKIWPRNPWTRSYRQETAAPTERTAGWLSGSCLLLRREAFDAVGGFDTRYFMYFEDVDLGDRLSRAGWLNVYAPSASVMHIGGQSTSQASARMLAAHHDSAYRYLADRYTGLRWKPVLAAIRIGLAIRLKLETRKA
- a CDS encoding sugar phosphate nucleotidyltransferase — translated: MASVSGVDAVILVGGKGTRLRPLTLSAPKPMLPTAGVPFLSHVLSRIRAVGITHVVLGTSYRAEVFEEHFGDGSELGLDIEYVAESEPLDTGGAIRNVADRLRNDDVVVFNGDILSGADLGALVTTHREVAADVTLHLQRVDDPSRFGSVPTDADGRVTAFLEKTPNPPTDQINAGCYVFRRSVIEEIPAGRPVSVERETFPGLLESGRHVHGFVDDSYWLDVGTPEAFVRGSADLVTGVAPTEALPGPTGERLVLDGASVADDAVVTDGSTIGAGAYVASSAQVRGSVLFDGASVAEGAVVERSVLGKGARVGKGAVLRGVVVGDGASVGADCELLDGARVWPDVELPESAIRFSSDA
- a CDS encoding DNA-3-methyladenine glycosylase family protein, which encodes MPELSRCWRPAYPLDAVTVLSPLRRGRGDPCLRHDDGGRTWVTGNTSEGPGTLVFRVCGDGTVEARAWGDGAQVLLDGLPDLLGAADDDSGFVAHHDVVARARRRLPSLRLTSTGRVWDALVPAVLEQKVTRYEAHRSWRELCRWFGAPAPGPVPEGLRIPPTPAAILSISDWQWHRAGVDLRRRSTLVVAARVAHRLEEAVALRGERGRALLRAVPGVGVWTAAEVAQRAWGDADAVSFSDFHVPSIVGYALVGRALDDEGLAEVLAPYAPQRQRVVRYLQAMGYSRPRFAPRYPVRDYRAI
- the pxpB gene encoding 5-oxoprolinase subunit PxpB — protein: MRLLPCADAGLLVELDDLDQVLGLHAALQADPPPGVVDLVPAARTLLLRFDPDTADADEIERAVRRARPTRVAEREAELVEIPVTYDGEDLAEVASMAGLTPRQVVAAHTGTEWTVAFGGFAPGFGYLTGAMWPFDIPRRTESRTTVPAGAVALAGAFSGVYPRSSPGGWQLIGRTELIMWDTDRDPPALLRPGVRVRFVEVR
- a CDS encoding biotin-dependent carboxyltransferase family protein, which encodes MVSAIPAELEVMEPGLLATVQDLGRPGLAGIGVGASGAADRTSFRLANRLVGNPEDAAAVEVTFGGFAARARRDLVVAVTGAPCPVTVGDRQGAVNSVLFVRAGECLRLGRPERGLRSYVAVRGGLAVERVLGSASTDVLSGVGPPPLRTGHVLPVGIPRLPLPDIGFAPVPPLPEDELVLRVVPGPRTDWFADDALTTLFGESYEVSSRSNRIGIRLEGPALRRTRADELPSEGMVPGALQVPPSGRPTLFLADHPVTGGYPVIAVVVASDVDKAAQARPGMRIRFTPR
- a CDS encoding NUDIX hydrolase, which encodes MVSPLHTEATATLEAWKPESAAQEALRQSYLGFLAAREDACERSCAAGHLTASTVVLDASGEHVLLTLHPRVGRWLQLGGHCEPEDSSLAEAALREATEESGISGLRLVPEPLHLDVHPVTCSLGVPTRHFDVRFVAMAPEGARPVVSDESEELRWWPVRELPPDSEDLTELIAAALEAKP